The region tataaagattacaataataatagtcaaccttcatttcaagttacttagctgacatacctgatcaatgaattcttTTCCTTTCATCAAGAAGAGGAAGGTACACTCTGGGTACCAGCGAGCATGTTCATCCCAAGGTATATCATCAGTTTCCCAGTTTCGAAGTCCATTCCCACAATGATAACAGCGCACATGATCACTTAAACCACAATAGAAGAATCCAGCTTCTGACAATTCAGTTGGTTTCTGTGTTACACGTTCAGGCCAATTGTTAAAGCTTGCTAGGCGACTTTCAAGTGTTAAGTAGTCTTTTCGCTTGGCAATGGTATGTTGGTGAACTCCATTGTCTGTCATAGGACTTAGACCACAGACATCTATTCCATTGTCTGTCATAGGACTTAGACCACAGACATCTATTCCATTGTCTGTCATAGGACTTAGACCACAGACATCTATTCCATTGTCTGTCATAGGACTTAGACCACAGACATCTATTCCTTGTCTATAGGACGAATTTTTACTATTTCTCAGTGGAATGGAATAACCCTcgaatttttcattaaatatcagtGGAAAATTTCCCACTGGTTGGTTTCGAATGAATTGACAATGGGGAAAGTGCCGCTGATGTTCGCCTCTGGGAGTGTCTCCTCTTTCCCAGGAACCAACAATGCCTCGACAAAAGACACAAGCAACGTGGTCATTTGTTCGCAGATAGTAAAAGCCATCACGAGCCAAATCAGATGGTTCTAACCATTCAAGTGGCCAATCTATGTAGGTATCCAAACGTTCCTTTTCAAACCGTAAACTGTCATATGAATCAAACTTCTTAGAAATAGATCTTC is a window of Procambarus clarkii isolate CNS0578487 unplaced genomic scaffold, FALCON_Pclarkii_2.0 HiC_scaffold_1701, whole genome shotgun sequence DNA encoding:
- the LOC138362370 gene encoding death-associated inhibitor of apoptosis 1-like, encoding MREEKNRLETFKDCNFSVNSHVLAKAGFYYTHKANLLECSMCHFQIDATNVNKDENRIIALHKKEKPECTFNQNVRRSISKKFDSYDSLRFEKERLDTYIDWPLEWLEPSDLARDGFYYLRTNDHVACVFCRGIVGSWERGDTPRGEHQRHFPHCQFIRNQPVGNFPLIFNEKFEGYSIPLRNNVCGLSPMTDNGIDVCGLSPMTDNGIDVCGLSPMTDNGIDVCGLSPMTDNGVHQHTIAKRKDYLTLESRLASFNNWPERVTQKPTELSEAGFFYCGLSDHVRCYHCGNGLRNWETDDIPWDEHARWYPECTFLFLMKGKEFIDQVCQLSNLK